The genomic segment GAACAGCCCGACCGCGGTGGTCAGCGGCGCCAGCACCCCGCCGCGGTCGCACCAGGCGCCGACCGCGACCATGCCGACCACGCTCGTGGCCAGGGTGCCCGCGAACGCGACGGCGTACAGCCTCTCGCCGTCGAGGTCCGCGCTCACGACGGGCATCACCGTCGTGATCGCGAGCGACTGCATGGCCGCCAGGAAGATCAGCGCGACGGCGCCGACGGTCACCCAGACGTAGCGCGCCTGCCAGATCCCGGTGTGCGGCTCGACCGTCACGAGCGCGCCAGGGCGCCCAGGCGCTCCACCGCTTCGCGCAGCACCTCGGGCGAGCATCCGAAGTTCAGTCGGACATGCCCTGCGCCCTCCTGCCCGAACAGGGGTCCGAAGTGCAGGGCGACCTTGGCGTCGCGCAGCACCTTCACCGCGGGATTATCGCCCCAGGCAAGGGCCGTGAGGTCGATCCACGCCAGGAATCCGGCATCCGGGATCCGGTACCGGGCAGCGGGGAGGTGCTCGGCGAGCAGCTCGGCCAGCAGGACTCTGTTCACGTCGAGGGCCGCCAGCTGGGCGTCGAGCCAGTCGTCGCTCTCACCGGAGAAGGCCGCGACGGCGGCGAGTGCGCCGAACAGCCCGGTTCGCCACTCGACCTCATCGGGCAGGGAGCGCACGACCGCCGTGGTGGCATCGTCGGCGGTCACCATCAGCGCACATTTCAGGCCTGCGAGATTGAACGCCTTGCTGGCACTGACGACGGCGTAGCCGACGCGCGCGGCCGTGGGCGACGCGTCCAGGAACGGTGTGAAGGTCGCGCCGCGACCCGTGAGCGGCGCGTGGATCTCGTCGCTGACGACGACCGCGCCGTACGTCGCCGCCAGGTCGGCGAGGGCGGCGAGGGAGGCACGCGAGTGCACGGTGCCCGTCGGGTTGTGGGGGTTGCACAGCAGGATCGCCCGAGCGCCGCCCGCGAACGCCGCTTCGATGCCGGCGAGATCCAGTTCCCAGGCCTCGCCCGTGTCCCGCAGCGGCACGCGCTCGACGAGGGCACCGGCCTCGGGCACGCAGTCGAAGAACGGCGGATACACCGGCGGCGTCACGACGACGCGGTCCCCCGGCGCGACGACTCTCCGCAGGATCTCGACGACGCCCATCATGACGTCGCACGTGGTGCGAATCCGTGAGGGGTCGACCGTCCACCCGAACCGGCGCTCCGCGAAGCCGGCGTACGCGGCGCGGATGCCGGGGTCCGGGGGCGTGTACCCCGTGTCGCCGAGCTGCACCGCCCGCGCGAGAGCCGCCGTGATCGCGGGCGCCGGCACGAAGTCCGTCTCGGCGACGAACATCGGCAGCACGTCCTGCGGATAGCGGCGCCACTTGGTGCTCGTGCGCAGCCGCAGCTGATCGACGGGAAGTGCCTGAAGGGGGGCGATGACGCTCACCGTTCGAGCCTAGCGAGCAGAGCCGGGCAGACGAGCCGGCGGCGTCACCGTGCGAAACGGCGGGCTGTCAGATCGCGAAACCGAGGGCGCGCATCATGTCGCGCCCGTCATCGGTGATCCGCTCCGGGCCCCACGGCGGCATCCACACCCAGTTGATGCGGAAGCGCTCCACGACCTCGTCGAGGGCCTGCGCCGTCTGCTCCTCGAGCACGTCGGTCAACGGGCATCCCGCAGATGTCAGGGTCATGTGGATGACCAGCGCGTCGTTCTCGTCATCCCAGCCGAGATCGTAGATGAGGCCGAGGTCCACGACGTTGATCCCGAGCTCGGGATCCATGACGTCCTTGAGGGCCTCGGTGACCTCGTCGTACTTCTCGGGCGTGAGCGTCGCCGTCATGTCACGATCCTACGCTTCGCTGCCCACGGGGGCATCGGCCGGCTCCTCTTCGCCCGCGGGCAGGAAGCGGTCGTAGCCCTCGTCCTCGAGACGGTCGGCGAGCTCCGGCCCGCCCTCCTCGACGATGCGCCCGCCGACCATGACGTGCACGAAGTCGGGGTGGATGTAGCGCAGGATGCGGGTGTAGTGCGTGATGAGCAGCACACCGAGGTCGGTCTCGGCCTTGGCGCGGTTCACGCCCTCCGACACGACCTTCAGCGCGTCGACGTCCAGGCCCGAGTCGGTCTCGTCGAGCACCGCGATCTGCGGCTTGAGCAGCTCGAGCTGCAGGATCTCGTGGCGCTTCTTCTCGCCGCCCGAGAAGCCCTCGTTGACGTTGCGCTGAGCGAACTTCGGGTCCATCCGGAGGTTCTTCATGGACGACTTGACGTCCTTGGTCCACGTGCGGATCGACGGCGCCTCCCCGTCGATGGCCGTCTTCGCCGTGCGCAGGAAGTTCGTCACGGTGACGCCGGGGATCTCCACCGGGTACTGCATGGCCAGGAACAGGCCCGCGCGCGCCCGCTCGTCGACGGACATCGCCAGGACGTCCTCGCCGTCGA from the Microbacterium atlanticum genome contains:
- a CDS encoding MalY/PatB family protein; the encoded protein is MSVIAPLQALPVDQLRLRTSTKWRRYPQDVLPMFVAETDFVPAPAITAALARAVQLGDTGYTPPDPGIRAAYAGFAERRFGWTVDPSRIRTTCDVMMGVVEILRRVVAPGDRVVVTPPVYPPFFDCVPEAGALVERVPLRDTGEAWELDLAGIEAAFAGGARAILLCNPHNPTGTVHSRASLAALADLAATYGAVVVSDEIHAPLTGRGATFTPFLDASPTAARVGYAVVSASKAFNLAGLKCALMVTADDATTAVVRSLPDEVEWRTGLFGALAAVAAFSGESDDWLDAQLAALDVNRVLLAELLAEHLPAARYRIPDAGFLAWIDLTALAWGDNPAVKVLRDAKVALHFGPLFGQEGAGHVRLNFGCSPEVLREAVERLGALARS
- a CDS encoding metal-sulfur cluster assembly factor, with product MTATLTPEKYDEVTEALKDVMDPELGINVVDLGLIYDLGWDDENDALVIHMTLTSAGCPLTDVLEEQTAQALDEVVERFRINWVWMPPWGPERITDDGRDMMRALGFAI
- the sufC gene encoding Fe-S cluster assembly ATPase SufC: MSVLEIRDLHVTVETDAGTTPILNGVTLTIRTGETHAIMGPNGSGKSTLAYTIAGHPKYAVTSGTITLDGEDVLAMSVDERARAGLFLAMQYPVEIPGVTVTNFLRTAKTAIDGEAPSIRTWTKDVKSSMKNLRMDPKFAQRNVNEGFSGGEKKRHEILQLELLKPQIAVLDETDSGLDVDALKVVSEGVNRAKAETDLGVLLITHYTRILRYIHPDFVHVMVGGRIVEEGGPELADRLEDEGYDRFLPAGEEEPADAPVGSEA